A segment of the uncultured Desulfobulbus sp. genome:
ACAAGGCTCAACAGGAACGGGAAGAGGCCTTGTCCAGCGGAGAAAAGGAACGCGCAGGCGGCAGCCTCTCATTTCGCAAAGAAGTGGAGAGCCGCGAGTGGCAACCGCCGGTCTATGATCAGTCCTCCCGAGTGCAGTTGAATCTGCAGGCACTGGACGAGAATAAATGTGTGTGCATTAACGCCAATGCGGCGGAGCTTGATGCCTATAAGGTTTTGCGGGCACAGATAATGCAAAAAACCAGGGAAAAGGGCTGGAATACGCTGATGATTACCAGCGCCCAGCCAAGTGAGGGGAAAACCCTGACCGCGATCAACCTCTCGATTACCCTGGCAAAAGAGTTCAACCAAACCGTTTTGTTGGTGGACTGCGATTTGAAAAAACAGGATGTGCACCGGCGTTTTGGCTATGAGTCGGAAAAAGGGCTGGGAGATTATCTACGCAACGAAGCTGTGCTCGAGGAGATTATCACCTGGCCGGGTATCGAGAAGATGACTTTGATTTCCGGCGGCCAGACCATGGAGTATTCCACGGAATTGCTGGGCTCGCCGCAGATGAAGAATTTGGTTGCGGAAATGAAGCATCGTTATCCGGACCGATTTATCATTTTTGATCTGCCCAGCATTCTTGATGGCGCCGATGCCATTACCTTTGCGCCATTGGTGGATGGCATAATTATGGTGACCCAGGTTGGACGCAATTCGGTGAAGGAAATCAATAAGGCGCTGGGGTTGTTTCCCCAGGAAAAGCTGCTTGGCTTTGTATTGAATCGGCAGCGGTGATCAGTCGGGATGCGATCGTTTGCGCATGAAAAGGTTTCCGCCCCCGGCCGTCATCCCGAACGTAGATACCGTCTTAGAGGTCAACTGATTTTTGCATAATCCGCCTGGTAGTGCATACGGGTTTTTAGTACTCCAAAACAAAGATGAACGAGCTTGCGCATCGCTGCTCCAATCGCGGCCATTTTAGCTTTACCCTTTGCCAGAAGTCGATCATAGACCGCCTTGACGTGAGGATTATATTTGGTCGCGACAACAGCCGCCATATACAGCACGGCCCGGATTCTAGCCGGTCCGACTTTTGATAATCGGGCTCTTCCCCGGATGGATGATCCGGATTGCCGTTCAACTGGAACCAAGCCCAGATAGGCTGCAAGTTGCTCTGCCGAATCAAAACGATAGCTGTGAACGATAGCGAGCAAATTACTTCCAGTCTGCGGCCCCACGGCAGGGATGCTGGTCAAGAGTTCCATGTCGCGTCGCAGGTCGGGATGGCGGTCGATATGGTCGTCGATTTCCTGCTGTAGTTTGGCAAGTTGCGTGCGCAGAAATTCGATGGAGTCGTCGATGGACTGACGGATAAATATCGGGATCTCCGTTGCGTCGGCTTTTTCTAGTCGGTTGAGCTCTCTTTGCAAGTCTAGAGCAACAGCCTCCCGGCGAGCCAAAAGCGCCCGCAATACACGGGCCTCTAGAGTGGGAGGTTGCCAGGCTGCTGGTTTGAGTAGGGCGCCATAACGCGCGAGGACAAAACTATCCACACCGTCGGTTTTGGTTCGTACTGCCAACCCACGCCCGAAATTCTTCACCTGGGCGGGGTTGGCGATAGAAACCGTTACTCCAGCCTCGACCAGGGTCAGCGCGACCTGCTCGTGATACACGCCGGTGCCTTCCATGACGGCATGGAGTTGGGTGGGGCAAACCCCTTTTTTATCCAGCCATTCCAAAAGGTTGGCAAAGCCAGCCTTAGTGTTCGCAACGGACTTGGACTTTTTCTTCAAACTGTCGGGGTCGAGCAACAGGCAACAGTCGAGCTTGGCTTTGGCGATATCGATTCCGAGATAGAACATGATTAAAAAAAACATTTTAAATTAACCAACTTCGCCCACTTGCCTTGTGCATGCAGGGTTGTCCCCTTGGCTACCGTCCAGTGTCCGAGCTGGCGAGGAAGCGAGACAGAGGGCTTGATCTGCGTTTCAAGGTCTAAGCCTTATGTGAGGGAACAAGCTCACCCTGTCTCGATGTGATAGGAGCTACCTACCACAAAAAACAAGATACAATGTGAGGGATCTCGAAGTACGTCAGTTGAGATTTCTCCCTGCGGTCGAAATGACAGGGTAACTGGGGACTTGCTCGCCCTTTTGGGGAATCCCCGGGAGACAATCGTTTTTGCATGAAAGAGGTTTCCACCACTGCCGTCATCCCGAACGAATGTGAGGGATCTCATGCCGTTTATAGAGTGCTTTCTGAAGCAACTATCACCCAAAGTCTGATCATAAATCTCATCCACGAGGATGCCTATGCCTCCCCATTTAACCATGTTCACTCGAGCTGTTTGCTGATTCAATATGTACGAAAAATTTTACGGCCTCAAAGAAAAGCCCTTCAAACTCATCCCCAATCCTCAATTCCTCTACCTGAGTAAAAAACACCAAAACGCGTTAACCTACCTGGAGTACGGTCTTGCGGAAGGTTCGGGCTTTATCCTCCTCACCGGAGAAATCGGTTCCGGAAAAACGACGACCATTCGCCATATCCTCAATCGTCTTGAAGGAGATCTGGAAGTCGGGGTCATCTCCAACACCAATGTGGACTCGGATGAGCTTATCAATCTCGTTGCCCACGAATTTGGTATTGAAGGGAATTTTGCGAATAAAGCCAAAGCATTGGACGCTGTTTTCCACCATTTTATCGCACGCTATGCCAAAGGAAAGCGTGTATTATTAGTCATCGACGAGGCACAAAACCTTTCCATTCAGGCACTTGAAGAAGTGAGAATGCTCTCCAATTTGCAGACGGACGAGCAGGCGCTTTTACAAATAATGTTGATCGGCCAGCCGGAGTTGCGGAGGAAACTACAACTTCCTGAATTGACGCAGCTTTCCCAGCGCGTAGCCGTTTATTATCATCTCGGTGCGTTGGAGCGCGAAGAACTCGAAGAATACCTGGCTTATCGTTTGGAAAAAGTGGGCGGAAAACTCGAGATTTTTGCACCATCGACTTTCGATAGAATCTATGAGGCCTCTGGCGGCATTCCACGCATCATCAACCTAATCTGTGATACGGCCCTGGTGTATGGCTATGCAGAATCGATTCCGCAAATCAATGATGACATTATTAGTCAGGTCATCCGCGATAAAGAAGGGTTTGGATTAGTCCCTTCAGAAAAATCTGCAGTCGTTGGTGAGAACAGGGAGCTTTTCGTTGATCAGCAGCGCAAGATTTTTGACCTCGAACAGCGATTAGAAGATTTACGGCGTCAGTTTGAGCAGTTGATGTTGGTGGTGGCTGGGGGCAATAATCGGGTCAATGAGCGCTTAATTATCGAACTCATGGCAGCAGTGCAGCAGGGGGACAGCATAAAGGAGAAAGCTGCACCTCATGTATCGCCCGTCGAAGAAAAGAAATCTTCAAGCCGGTTGTTTTCCGGCTGGAAATCGAAAGAGAAAAAACAGGCAACTGTACCTGCAGATATTCGAGGAGGACAGTCTGCAGGTGAAAACGCAGTTGAAGGGCAAAAAGGTATTCGCACGATCGTCGGGGACGTCGAGTTGTCCATGATCGACCTTCACTGTCATATCTTGCCGGATATTGATGACGGTGCCAAAAATTTCGAAGAAGCCGTCGAAATGGCGCGGTTGGCCGCTGCCGACGGAATAGCCGCCATTGTGGCGACGCCCCATCTGAAAGATACGCTGTACAAACCGGCTGAGATCAGTCGGCGGGTATCGTGGTTGAATCATTTGTTGCGCCAGGAAGGGATCGCTTTAACCATCATGCCCGGCGCCGAGGTTTCAACATTGTTTACTCCTGAGCAAGCCCGGGGATTTACCATCAATGATACCGAATATGTGCTCATCGAATTCCCGCTTACTCACTTGCCCAACAATGCCGGAGATGTTCTCGCGCAGTTTATTGAAGCTGGCTACAAACCGGTTATTGCCCATCCCGAACGAAATCCGACGGTAATCGGGCGACCTGAAGTGTTGAAAAAGGTGCTGCGCAACGACTGTTACGTGCAGGTGACTGCTGGAAGTGTGATCGGCGAATTCGGCAAAGATGTGCAGCAATGTAGTCATCAACTGCTGCGTTCCGGCCTGGTTGATGTGATTGCATCCGATGCCCATTCTTCGCTGTACCGTAAGCCTCTTCTGGCAGACGGGGTAAAGTGCGCTGCGGAGATTATCGGTGCAGAGGCTGCGCAAAGGATGGTCTTTGCCACACCTGCCAAAATTATTTCCGGGTTGGCGTTGTAATAGCCGATCTGCTTGCTGTTCGCTGAACTGCCAAGTCTGCCGGTTGGTCAATCAGCCGGTAATCTCCATCCGGAAGGACCAGATATTCATGATGGTGCAGCAATCGCAGGTTCAACAGTGGCAGGCAATGCAAGCAGAACACAACCATTGTTCACAATGTCACCGCCGATCTGAAACGAACCCACCGTGCCGGTGTTTCTGCCGGTGGTTTCCGTCGGGGGGCTTCTGAGTCATTTCCACTGCGTTCGGTCTTGCTGCCACCGTTGGCCCGCTGGGCAGGGCTCTTTTCTATGATTATCACCAAGCTCAGCTTGACGAGATGAGATCCTTTGGTCGAGATGACCTCGGGGTGTTGCTACGCTCCCTAGAAATACCCCCCTCGCGATGTCATCCCGAACAAATGTGAGGGATCTCAAAATCAGATCCCTGAGCTGAGACCTAATAGTAATGGAACCAGCGATCTACTTTCCATCCAAAATTATCGGCGTAAAAGTCGACACTGTCAGCGGCTGAAATCCAACCACTGACCTCCTTTTTCTTCTCTCCTTCTTGAAGCCTGATGTATATTAGGCTGATTTTCTTCTGTTTTTTTCCTCTGCAATTTTTTTTGTTCTTGGTGTTCAGCAAGCACGTCTCTCGATATGTGGACATGCGAATGAAACGGACCACCTTTCCAGCGCCTGTTGCAAGCGAATTCTGTGTTAAGAAATTTCAAAAAAATTTTTTTCGAGGATTTAGCTCGGATGCATTGCCGCGCAATGCTTTTGCCTTTCTTAAAGGGAAGGAACATCAGTGAGTTAAATATTTTATACTTGTATATTTCAGTCTGGATAACATAAGCTTGAGTTGCCCAGTAAAAAATAATCAAAATTTAACAGATTTTTGCAGTGAGAGTTTCTTGCTGGAAATGGGGGCAAAATCCCTGGAGGGCTGGAGGTCAAGCAGAGTGGAGTTCACCATTATGTGGTGCAATAAAGAACACTTGTTACCTGCAATGTGCTTATGATCGGTTTGATGTATCTGATGTTTTTCATTGCCTATCTGCTGGTCTCACTGGCTGTTGTGGCATCGGTGGTGATCTGGGCCAAGAGGCGCGGCAGGAATTCCATTGTATGGGGAATTGGTGCTGTGTTGATTATGTACAATCTCGTTTTTTGGGATTGGATACCCTCAATAATTCAGCACGAGTACTACTGTCGCACTCAGGCAGGATTTTGGATCTATAAAACCTTGGATCAGTGGAAGGAAGAGAATCCTGGTGTTTATGAAACGTTGGCGCGAAATGACTTCCGCGATAAAAAAAACTACCAAAATGTGATCACAGGGGGCAGGGGGGGAGAGTTGATGAAAGTTTTACTCAATTAAACAAAAGATTTGAGCTTGTTTCTCGCTATTCGCAAGAAAGTGTATGTGGAATATATACTGGAGTTGGAAAAATTCAAAGAACTCTTGTAGATCGTGGAAGTTGTGCTGTTTTAGGAAAATATATTGGCTCTAGTATTACCTCCGGTTCAGGTGAATTACGTTTTTGGAAGGTAAGAAAATGTAAATTCGATATTGAGAATGAAGATAAATTTTGGAATTATTACCGTCAATTTAAAGGGAATAATCGATGGTAGCAAACGATAAGCTATTTTTATTGACTGAATTGGCTGAAGCATCCTATGCAAATTTGCGAGGAGCAATTGATGACCAAGAAAGTTTTCGTGATTTATTAAAGAACGATTTAGGAGGAAACAGCCCTCTCCTTTCGTCCCCCCAAGCAGCCGACCTTGCATCCCATTGGGAAGTAGCTGCTCATCAACCCGATACCCTTAGTGGTTTCTCCGCAACCCTTTTTCGTTCGTTGGACAATGAAGGTTACGTTCTTGCTTGCCGAGGTACAGCAAGCGGTTCTGATTATGCGGCTGATCTTGGAGATATCGTTCGTGATGGTATTGCCTTGTGTCCACGCAATTGAGCTCTGAAAAGGGCTCCAGAGGATCATCCAGAAAGTGGAGCACGATACGCCTGACGAGTATGTCAAAGGTACTTGGGTGCGGATATGGAAACAAAAATGGCGGTATATCGATGCTACGACGGGTGAGACCATTGTCAGTTACAACACTTTAGGAGCGGTAGGAGGATGGTTTGTACGCACTTTTTATAATGAGAGGGAGGCACCTCTCATTTTTCAGGGATACTATGTCCCTCCAAACCGACCGGTGAATGTAGAGATGTTTCAAAAAATAGCCATCAATCGTATCGACCGCCCAAAACAAAACTTCGGTGAATCGAAATGACTTTTATAAATAATACCTATATTAACGCTTTGCTGGCCGACTCATGCTATGTCCATAATCTTTCTGGATTGTCCAGCAACGAATTGATCACCGCACTTACTCCTCGCATGACGCCGGCCTTAGCAAAATTCACAGGTAACAACTTCACCGTGGCGAGCCAACCTCCTGAGTGTGCTTCAGAATTTTCTGCCACGGTCAGTAAGGGGGCTAAAAACGTTGGGTAATGCTGGTGGCTAAGAAGAGGTTGAAAACTTTAGTTGTGTCAGTCCTTCTATTGCTGGGGGCAACTGTTTATGCCTTTGCATTTTTGGGGATTGGGGACTCCGCAACCTGGCAGGAAGAGGTGCTATTGCACGATGGCAGCAAGATAATTGCGAAGCGCTCACTGAATTATGGTGGTAGGCATGAGATAGGACAATCTTCTCCCATTCGAGAACAAAACATCAAGTTCGATCTCCCGGATTCCGGAAAAACCATAAATTGGACCAGTGAATACAGCGAAGACATCGAACGTGCCAACTTTAATCTGCTCGCTGTTCATATTCTTAACAATATACCATATATTGTTGCTGAACCGAATTTATGTCTCTCCTACAACAAATGGGGGCGCCCCAATCCTCCTTACGTAATCTTCAGATATAACGAAAATTCATGGCAACGTATTTCGATCGAAGAATTCCCGGCCGAATTTAAGACGATAAATGTGGCACTCGCACCTAAGACCCACGAAAAAAAGCTTACTGGCCAAGGATTAGTTTCAGCCGAAATGGTGAAACAACTTAACAGTGATTTGAAGCAGCCTTATCTCAAGTCAATTCTCCGGACGCCGTTAGAGCCTGGTGCGATGGGGATAAGTTGTGAGGTCTTGATCGAATATAAATGCAAAGGAGGTCATATTGGATGGGGATCGCCAGGGGGATTTAGCAAAGATTACTTCGATAAATTGTGCAAATAAATTGATACTGGGAAACAATGATAACACAATTTGAAATTGATTGCGCATTAATGTCAGGGGCAGCATATCGCTCAACACGAGACGAAATTAATCGGTTTCCAATCCCTACAGAATCTGGTTGGAGGGAGATATCAGGTTCTCACATCACTCTGTCTTCCGGCTTCGAGGCACTCTCCTTCCAGCGCGGCAATGAAATAGTCATCTCCTTTGCTGGGACGGCAACAGCTGTAGATTGGATTGCTAATACGGCTCTAGGTGCGGGAAATTGCTGTGATCAGCTGCGGGAAGCAGCTCTTTATTATTGCCAAGTGCGGGCCCAAAATTCAAACGCCACCATCACACTCACCGGCCACAGTCTTGGTGGTGGTTTGGCCTCGTTAATCGGTGTGTTCTTCAAAGAAAATGCGATTGCATTTGATCCTGCACCGTTCAGATCCGCTGCTACTAACATGATCGATGGGATGTACAATCATCTCGTCAAGGACGATTTACTGAACTACCTTTGGGGTAATTCAGTGGATGAGCAATGGTTACCGTCTATTGAACGTCTTGAACAATTCGGCACGTCAGAAAATCTCGAGGAGAGAGAAGTCCTTGTTAGCTATCGCTATGTTCAGGGGGAAGTATTAAGTCCCGGTGACGGAACGTTCAATAGGATCGGTACCCCATTGGCTTCACTCACCCACGGCACTCCCGACGCCTCATCTATCGATCTTCATTCCCAGGCTTTGCTGACCGCCTTCCTGGAAAAAGATGCTTTTCGAAAGGTCACTTTCAAACTGCCGGATCTGTTAAAAATGATTTTTGACTATAAACTCTACAATTTCCCTACGGACGAAGGGCATGAAAACTTTCTGGAGCGCCTCGTCCGTTACGAGTCCGGTACAGCTCTACAGGCGAGTGATACGGATATGCTAACCCGCTTCACCCGTGACATGGAAAAGATTGCTCAGGAAGGCAGCTTAACCATGACCAACACCAACCTGACCAAAATGTTGATCGCCTTTGCTATGCAGGCATATTATGAGGACGATCGACTTACTCCTGACCAAGAATTATTCGATAACAAAGGGGTTAGCGGGGGGATCCATTTTGATCGTAGTATTGTCGCTGACTCATTGCAATCGGCGAAAGGGTATTCACTGTATCTCCAGGATTGGCCTTTGAATGTCCCTTGGACTGAATATTCTAAAATTATCAGTTTACTGCCGGAGCTTGAAGATTGGTATCTTCAAACTGGATCTCAATCCATGCAAGCGACTGCTGGATCCAAAAGGTCCTTTATGGTGGGGGGGGCCAGTGGCGATATGCTTTCTGGTGCCAACCAAGCTGATCTTATAGTCGGCGTTGAAGGAAATGATATTTTAGACGGAGGTGGAGGCGGTGACACGCTGATTGGGGGCGAAGGAGTCGACACCTACGTGATCAACACCGGGGGGGGCCACGACACCATTATCGACGACGGCCGCAACATTCTGGTCATCGACGGCAAGATTTTTGCCGGGGTGTTCATCAAGAAATGCGGCTTAAACAGCTACGTCTTCACCAGCGATGACAGTACGTTCCACAAAACCTACACCATGACCTTCAACTCCCCCGGCACTTTGACCATCGATGCCGAGACCAGCCTTACCTTCTGTAACCAAACCAGCGTTGCTGATTTTGCCGACGGCCAATTCGGCCTCACATTATGGGAGAATGAGACTCCAACAAATTTTGATCTTGATCTGATTGGAACTGAGGGCACCAATACCAGTGAGCTTACATATTTCGAAGGGGAATCCGTTGTCTATTCTTACGGGTTTTTTCAAGTTTCAGCCTTCAATCTCGATGGCTCCACAAGCGGTAGTTGGTTGTATTCGGAGAATGACCTTGCCCTTGATACGAGTATTACCCTGACCGGCGGAAGCGGCAACGATCGCCTGGAA
Coding sequences within it:
- a CDS encoding CpsD/CapB family tyrosine-protein kinase, with translation MNLRKALDKAQQEREEALSSGEKERAGGSLSFRKEVESREWQPPVYDQSSRVQLNLQALDENKCVCINANAAELDAYKVLRAQIMQKTREKGWNTLMITSAQPSEGKTLTAINLSITLAKEFNQTVLLVDCDLKKQDVHRRFGYESEKGLGDYLRNEAVLEEIITWPGIEKMTLISGGQTMEYSTELLGSPQMKNLVAEMKHRYPDRFIIFDLPSILDGADAITFAPLVDGIIMVTQVGRNSVKEINKALGLFPQEKLLGFVLNRQR
- a CDS encoding IS110 family transposase → MFYLGIDIAKAKLDCCLLLDPDSLKKKSKSVANTKAGFANLLEWLDKKGVCPTQLHAVMEGTGVYHEQVALTLVEAGVTVSIANPAQVKNFGRGLAVRTKTDGVDSFVLARYGALLKPAAWQPPTLEARVLRALLARREAVALDLQRELNRLEKADATEIPIFIRQSIDDSIEFLRTQLAKLQQEIDDHIDRHPDLRRDMELLTSIPAVGPQTGSNLLAIVHSYRFDSAEQLAAYLGLVPVERQSGSSIRGRARLSKVGPARIRAVLYMAAVVATKYNPHVKAVYDRLLAKGKAKMAAIGAAMRKLVHLCFGVLKTRMHYQADYAKIS
- a CDS encoding XrtA/PEP-CTERM system-associated ATPase produces the protein MYEKFYGLKEKPFKLIPNPQFLYLSKKHQNALTYLEYGLAEGSGFILLTGEIGSGKTTTIRHILNRLEGDLEVGVISNTNVDSDELINLVAHEFGIEGNFANKAKALDAVFHHFIARYAKGKRVLLVIDEAQNLSIQALEEVRMLSNLQTDEQALLQIMLIGQPELRRKLQLPELTQLSQRVAVYYHLGALEREELEEYLAYRLEKVGGKLEIFAPSTFDRIYEASGGIPRIINLICDTALVYGYAESIPQINDDIISQVIRDKEGFGLVPSEKSAVVGENRELFVDQQRKIFDLEQRLEDLRRQFEQLMLVVAGGNNRVNERLIIELMAAVQQGDSIKEKAAPHVSPVEEKKSSSRLFSGWKSKEKKQATVPADIRGGQSAGENAVEGQKGIRTIVGDVELSMIDLHCHILPDIDDGAKNFEEAVEMARLAAADGIAAIVATPHLKDTLYKPAEISRRVSWLNHLLRQEGIALTIMPGAEVSTLFTPEQARGFTINDTEYVLIEFPLTHLPNNAGDVLAQFIEAGYKPVIAHPERNPTVIGRPEVLKKVLRNDCYVQVTAGSVIGEFGKDVQQCSHQLLRSGLVDVIASDAHSSLYRKPLLADGVKCAAEIIGAEAAQRMVFATPAKIISGLAL